Proteins encoded in a region of the Micromonas commoda chromosome 10, complete sequence genome:
- a CDS encoding predicted protein: LVNVDLGPAAVLGASVMTSAIALYQVRASRPEVSRDQDVFFSSVGLLCGGILVFQGWRLDPLMLFGQLLTAGTAVAFASEAIGLRQ; this comes from the coding sequence ctcgtcaacGTGGACCtcggccccgccgcggtgctcggcgcgtcAGTCATGacctccgccatcgcgctctACCAGGTCCGGGCGTCCAGGCCGGAGGTGTCCAGGGACCAGGAcgtcttcttctcctccgtCGGCCTCCTCTGCGGCGGCATCCTGGTGTTCCAGGGGTGGAGGCTCGACCCGCTCATGCTCTTCGGCCAGCTCCTCACCGCgggcaccgccgtcgccttcgcgtcgGAGGCTATCGGACTGCGCCAG
- a CDS encoding predicted protein: MKYKFAKGRRKGYQWANDQHNTMNSHDYKKYLVPLTDHKVTAFTSSNIRKDYGKNGELKEDNFFAIGCQSKWGYGSREFRFLDGQIAEMQFYGENLDGATIKAIRADLQRKYISPDSPAYVENINNQ; encoded by the coding sequence ATGAAGTATAAGTTCGCCAAGGGCAGGAGAAAAGGTTACCAGTGGGCGAATGATCAACACAACACAATGAATTCACACGATTACAAAAAATACCTGGTCCCTTTGACGGATCACAAAGTCACAGCCTTCACCAGCAGTAACATTCGGAAGGACTATGGCAAAAACGGTGAGCTCAAGGAAGATAATTTCTTCGCGATTGGCTGCCAATCCAAATGGGGATACGGCAGCCGTGAGTTCAGGTTCCTCGACGGACAGATTGCGGAGATGCAGTTCTACGGCGAGAACTTGGATGGCGCAACAATCAAAGCCATCCGAGCCGACCTTCAGCGCAAGTACATCTCGCCCGACAGCCCGGCCTACGTCGAGAACATCAATAATCAAtaa
- a CDS encoding predicted protein has translation MANDDVTGGSGSGALREDMISNAVAFLKHPQVTSSPEAQKRQFLEKKGLSAEEIDEAFKRAPQPAPAPAPASPVAPPAASVSPARDDAEPKSGGGGGLRWTQVVSRTAMAIGALGVLTRGFNRGGAAGSAGAGSSDARADADRASSLRETERRLEEARVAAERSAKEAAASRARSDELARSLDDVRGAMERAAAAGANTPTAVAAALDGIKRELRDELRGVVAAAVADATASAIATTPKGRDGRTPGGSEGGATNDAMPESVREELAQIRAMLLASPLRETPPPPAGATAAPGDARYADTADDDADVLVPPSKTTPRAALASSSSAIGQKGDEKDVAEPGVEKRDRATPTPPPGDAPPHPPSYMHVLEMLEKGQTPPGIRDIDDKPPDPDARIPAATMSRRRKPWEKSGVALNGGGDTAGGGDTAGGALGSPLSANGSTVEGGVGGWRPPSVPSMSPDVSKVLMGRHGVGIPGTGGGGSRSDRGGWLAPGTPESEIQPAPGDLTPLKPSFDR, from the exons atggcgaacgacgacgtgaccgggggctcgggctccgggGCGCTCCGCGAGGACATGATCTCCAACGCGGTCGCCTTCCTCAAGCACCCGCAG GTCACGTCCAGCCCCGAGGCACAGAAGAGACAATTCCTGGAGAAGAAGGGCCTgagcgccgaggagatcgacgaggcgttcaagcgcgcgccgcagcccgcgcccgcgcccgcgcccgcttcccccgtcgcgccccccgccgcgtccgtctctcccgcgagggacgacgccgagcccaagagcggcggcggcggcgggttgaGGTGGACGCAGGTGGTGTCGCGCACCGCGATGGCCATCGGCGCGCTGGGCGTGCTCACCCGCGGGTtcaaccgcggcggggcggccggatccgccggcgcggggagttccgatgcccgcgccgacgccgaccgcgcgtcgtcccttCGCGAGACCGAACGCAGGCTGGAggaggctcgcgtcgccgccgagcgcagcgccaaggaagccgcggcatcccgcgcgcgatcggacgagctcgcgcggtccctggacgacgtcaggggcgcgatggaacgcgccgcagccgccggcgcaaacacgcccaccgccgtcgccgccgcgctcgacgggaTCAAGCGCGAACTGCGCGACGAGCtgcggggcgtcgtcgccgcggcggtcgcggacgccaccgcgagtgccatcgcgacgacgccgaaggGGAGAGACGGACGGACCCCGGGGGGGTCGGAAGGAggggcgacgaacgacgcgatgcCCGAGTCGGTGCGGGAGGAACTCGCGCAGATTCGCGCGATgctgctcgcgtcgcccctccgcgagacgccgccgccgcccgccggagcgaccgccgcgcccggggacgcgcgATACGCGGAtaccgcggacgacgacgccgacgtcctcgtacCGCCGTCGAAGACCACCCCGAGGgccgcgctggcgtcgtcgtcgtcggcgattgGCCAAAAAGGGGACGAAaaggacgtcgccgaaccCGGGGTTGAAAAGCGGgatcgagcgacgccgacgccgccgcccggggacgcgccgccgcatcccCCGAGCTACATGCACGTGCTGGAGATGCTGGAGAAGGGccagacgccgccggggataCGCGACATCGACGATAAGCCGCCCGATCCGGACGCGAGGAtacccgccgcgacgatgtccCGCAGGCGCAAGCCGTGGGAAAAATCGGGGGTGGCGttgaacggcggcggggacacagctggcggcggggacacagctggcggcgcgttgggttcgccgctctccgcgaACGGGAGCACGGTCGAGGGTGGGGTGGGCGGGTGGaggccgccgtcggtgccgTCGATGTCGCCGGACGTGTCCAAGGTGCTGATGGGCAGGCACGGGGTCGGGATCCCgggcacgggcggcggcggatcgcgGTCCGATCGCGGGGGCtggctcgcgccggggaccCCCGAGTCGGAGATCCAGCCGGCTCCCGGGGACCTCACGCCGCTCAAGCCGTCGTTCGATCGGTGA
- a CDS encoding g2-like myb-transcription factor with a n-terminal response regulator receiver domain: protein MSTPAVSKGFPIGLRVLVVDDDPLCLKIVEKMLKRCQYEVTTFSRGAEALKTLRERKDDFDIVLSDVHMPDMDGFKLLEHIALELDIPVMMMSANCATDVVLRGIIHGAVDYLLKPVRIEELRNIWQHVVRRKRESSQGNLRSGEGGSNGRTVSGGSTGEGGGKDSKGSSEQHGDAKDKTGSAGGSGGSSKRKKGSGKKGDEGTDEVKDGSGGDENEDSSALKKPRVVWSAELHQQFVTAVNQLGIDKAVPKRILDLMGVQGLTRENVASHLQKYRLYLKRLQGVNSGGAPGGGPGFMSPIALDGSMVQGGPGGRVGSPAIGGPNGPIMVGHGHIDPAMLAGGAPQTIQMGMVYGGPGMGPPQMMAPNGKGGGGMPGGYVMQPGQMMAPNGQMMPVGQMGPGGMMVQGPGGGMMQMHDGGMMNGNGSYGSLQNMKQGNGVVMMPNGGMGGVDGAIPNMATGLINGQGLPDDDVLDMFLKDGLPEGEGF, encoded by the exons aTGTCGACCCCGGCGGTGTCGAAGGGGTTCCCCATCGGCCTGCGGGTTCTCGtagtcgacgacgacccgctgTGCCTGAAGATTGTCGAGAAGATGCTCAAGCGATGCCAGTACGAAG TCACCACCTTCTCGCGCGGTGCCGAGGCGCTGAAGACCCTGCGCGAGCGCAAAGACGACTTTGACATCGTGCTCTCCGACGTGCACATGCCGGACATGGATGGCTTCAAGCTCTTGGAGCacatcgcgctcgagctcgacatACCAGTCATGA TGATGTCCGCGAACTGCGCCACCGACGTGGTCCTCCGCGGTATCatccacggcgccgtggacTACCTCCTCAAGCCCGTGCgcatcgaggagctccgcaACATCTGGCAGCACGTCGTTCGCCGCAAGCGCGAGAGCTCGCAGGGGAACCTGCGctcgggcgagggcggcagCAACGGGCGGACGGTGAGCGGCGGCAgcaccggcgagggcggcggcaaggaCAGCAAGGGCTCCTCCGAGCAACATGGCGATGCGAAGGACAAGACCGGCAGCGCggggggcagcggcggcagctcCAAGCGCAAGAAGGGGAGCGGCAagaagggcgacgagggcacTGACGAGGTCAAGGATGGCAGCGGCGGGGATGAGAACGAGGACAGCAGCGCGCTCAAGAAGCCGCGCGTGGTGTGGAGCGCGGAGTTGCATCAGCAATTTGTGACCGCCGTCAACCAGCTCGGCATCGACAAGGCTGTGCCCAAGCGCATCCTCGACCTCATGGGCGTCCAGGGTTTGACCCGCGAGAATGTTGCGAGCCATCTGCAAAAGTATCGCCTCTACCTCAAGCGCCTGCAGGGCGTcaacagcggcggcgcgcccgggggtGGGCCTGGGTTCATGTCTCCGATCGCTCTCGACGGTTCCATGGTGCAGGGCGGGCCCGGCGGCAGGGTCGGTTCCCCCGCGATCGGTGGACCCAACGGACCCATCATGGTCGGCCACGGCCACATCGACCCCGCCATGttggccggcggcgcgccgcagACGATCCAGATGGGGATGGTCTACGGCGGCCCCGGGATGGGCCCGCCACAGATGATGGCGCCCAACGGaaagggcggcggtggaatGCCGGGCGGGTACGTGATGCAGCCCGGGCAGATGATGGCTCCCAACGGGCAGATGATGCCCGTCGGGCAAATGGGCCCGGGGGGTATGATGGTGCAGGGCCCGGGTGGCGGCATGATGCAGATGCACGACGGCGGCATGATGAACGGCAACGGGAGCTACGGCAGCTTGCAAAATATGAAGCAGGGTAACGGCGTGGTCATGATGCCGAACGGCGGGATGGGGGGCGTTGACGGCGCGATCCCCAACATGGCCACCGGACTCATCAACGGGCAAGGACTCccagacgacgacgtgctcgacATGTTCCTCAAGGATGGCCtgcccgagggcgagggcttTTGA
- a CDS encoding predicted protein, which yields MSSTPALVTGMLAARLRDASIRRLRRARTSNWRALPVRAKSAPSEASADSGGGGVSHVLTSYEISIESQLSATPLRFESKGGHKRGKDGWSGDLGPKLWREVRLLRELRPEGATGAPLASRAELFVAGPEPGTALRVGEPGSATAALEKKAAAAGAALVAGEPIPIALSRSSHVATLREALYAHALATMGDEFEVSRDGARGVILTAKPGTPRCDATLENGRVAACQQFILRVEDDAPEDAPVAAAAHAPMHLVVAAGRELRSAMTVRQIMDDASTPNVPESAQVVALGGPHLFGTLAYSSGDATRDAANASIGAPRPELGGDSLLSYHRKRYPARVPLLRDADDGAAPVWLVPSRGPGGGKNRGFKKPDAMAYPAELLAPVVGARAAGATDQGVSTGDPTTLQRRVSEIRVALGEPFAPHAKLADRMRRLPPWAGEPSKRVGGVFDGPAIAPSIASIASVPNPPRTLYVGADRALLAKEVESAMRTWKNTAGRGASTQLDDAVVDAIVADVLASDAEPTPINVETNELEFLFRRARDSGYDAVVIHCGGGEETFEAAVREAASRARASRPRRCGPASGVHGSARLALELLSLPGRGGQATAWPGAATVRDTTFVGVAGGKGVGRRRVACVVDGDGVIVSGRADVGYPGEGGDGGDGGAVDDDDDDIDDDAGDEPEDEDGAGWGFGSGSLREWASRSVALAETAVRVALEGSGDASPPGESPPPARLVVHHEGRSHPDFARACVAAGEARGVARVEVVDILREPQAATGRILRWSKASGVRSPGKGTHFALSATDAACVTTEGGPSGDGSVPKPLLVRRRTRGGSSATALASEVVALAAIGVGNEGGSHALPVTLRGYGARPIVLIV from the coding sequence ATGAGCTCGACCCCGGCGTTAGTCACAGGcatgctcgccgcccgcctccgaGACGCAagcatccgccgcctccgtcgcgctcgcacGTCGAATTGGCGCGCGCTCCCCGTTCGCGCCAagtccgcgccctcggaaGCCTCGGCGGATTCggggggcggaggcgtctCGCACGTGCTCACGTCCTACGAGATATCGATCGAGTCCCAGCTGAGCGCCACGCCGCTGAGGTTCGAGTCGAAAGGTGGACACAAGCGAGGCAAGGACGGATGGAGCGGCGATCTGGGCCCCAAGCTGTGGAGGGAGGTGAGGCTGCTGCGAGAATTGAGGCCGGagggcgcgaccggcgcgcccctcgcgtcgcgcgcggagctcttCGTCGCGGGACCCGAGCCCGGAACCGCcctgcgcgtcggcgaacccggctccgcgaccgccgccctggagaagaaggcggccgccgcgggcgccgcgctcgtcgccggtgagccCATCCCAATCGCGCTGTCGAGAtcgtcgcacgtcgcgacgctgcgAGAAGCGCTgtacgcgcacgcgctcgcgacgatgggggacgagttcgaggtcagcagggacggcgcgcggggggtgatACTCACCGCCAAGCCCGGCAcgccgcgatgcgacgcCACCCTCGAgaacggacgcgtcgccgcgtgccaACAGTTCATCCTCCGAGTCGAGGATGATGCGCCGGAGGAtgcgccggtggcggcggccgcccATGCACCAATGCACCTGGTGGTGGCCGCGGGCAGGGAGCTTCGCAGCGCGATGACCGTTCGGCAGATcatggacgacgcgtccaccccgaaCGTGCCGGAGAGTGCGCAGGTGGTCGCCCTCGGAGGCCCCCACCTGTTCGGTACACTGGCGTACTcatccggcgacgcgacaagggacgcggcgaacgcgtcgatcggcgcaccgcggcccgagctcggcggcgactcgctCCTGTCGTACCACCGCAAGAGGTacccggcgcgggtgccgttGCTGcgagacgcggacgacggcgcggcgcccgtgtGGCTGGTTCCCTCGCGgggtcccggcggcgggaaaaACCGGGGGTTTAAAAagccggacgcgatggcgtaTCCCGCGGAGCTCTTGGCGCCGGTGGttggcgcgagggcggcgggcgcgacggatcAGGGCGTGAGCACCGGGGACCCAACGACGCTCCAACGACGCGTCTCGGAGAtacgcgtcgccctcggcgagcccTTTGCGCCGCACGCCAAACTCGCGGATCGCATGCGGCGCTTACCCCCGTGGGCGGGCGAGCCGAGTAAACGAGTCGGCGGGGTTTTCGACGgacccgcgatcgcgccgtcgatcgcctcgatcgcctccgtCCCGAACCCCCCGCGGACCCTgtacgtcggcgccgacagGGCACTGCTCGCGAAGGAGGTCGAGTCCGCGATGAGAACGTGGAAGAACACagccggacgcggcgcgagtaCGCagctggacgacgccgtcgtcgacgccatcgtcgccgacgtgctcgcgtccgacgcggaaCCGACGCCGATTAACGTGGAAACGAACGAGCTCGAGTTCCTGTtcagacgcgcgcgcgattccgggtacgacgccgtcgtgatACACTGCGGGGGCGGGGAAGAAACCTttgaggcggcggtgcgtgAGGCGGCTTctcgcgcgagggcgtcgaggccgcggcggtgcgggccGGCTTCGGGGGTCCACGGCTCGGCTCGGCTCGCTCTGGAGCTTCTCTCGCTgccgggccgcggcgggcaggCGACCGCGTGGccgggagcggcgacggtccGAGACACGACGTTCGTCGGTGTCGCCGGGGGGAAGGGCGtcgggcggaggcgcgtggcgtgcgtggtggacggcgacggcgtgatcGTGTCCGGGAGAGCCGACGTGGGGTACCCCGGGGAGGGCGGGGATGGCGGGgatggcggcgcggtcgacgacgacgacgacgacatcgacgacgacgccggcgacgagcccgaggacgaggatggCGCCGGGTGGGGTTTCGGCTCGGGATCCCTCCGGGAGTGGGCCTCGcggtccgtcgcgctcgcggagactgccgtgcgcgtcgcgctcgaaggCTCCGgggacgcgtcaccgcccggtgagtcaccgccccccgcgcggctcgtcgtGCACCACGAGGGCCGTTCCCATCCCGatttcgcgcgcgcgtgcgtcgccgcgggcgaagcgaggggcgtcgctcgcgtcgaggtTGTCGACATCCTCCGCGAGCCCCAGGCGGCGACTGGGCGGATCCTACGCTGGTCCAAGGCGTCGGGCGTGAGGTCGCCGGGTAAGGGGACGCACTTCGCGTtgtcggcgacggacgcggcgtgcgtcaCGACGGAGGGCGGTCCGTCGGGGGATGGGTCGGTGCCGAAGCCGCTGCTGGTtcggagacggacgcgggggggatcgtcggcgacggcgctggcgtCCGAGGtggtggcgctcgcggcgatcggggtTGGGAACGAGGGGGGTTCGCACGCGCTGCCGGTGACGCTGCGAGGGTACGGCGCGCGTCCAATCGTGCTCATTGTGTAG
- a CDS encoding predicted protein, whose protein sequence is MASETIILDDDYAMAATWAVEHVAALGVLDRAVLTDLFSICDKTRNLPARVEQRLVWVLLNDVVEGDGVSPHVCKMMDKLSPLTAETSAEVAEICVRIRQAVCIRSFDSPDGYLEFAAMLEELFPPKTGNALLNAARKDMLHVLATSMDPGVVEEAREKYAVSDGKLRKDMRRFAELHGQKMGGTSINRLLDDIAAGRYNPPGPNRAHAAIPRIPAQQQQQPRTGSLSPGSPASPRRKKSMLRTPSGAPKVRSPAKSPPKKKPALPAHLAFEDPSDPHGEMDAYAFDEPDAAWNALGDLAENAAALEEAEAGPRPGKVKPGKKRGRSEEDEGDEGAKKRIVERGGRPAGTPVLRTINALTTRLLGGGEDDETDEGIMPTQAAPTEEDLAAERKSRRRSLPGRVLGAARAALTWRKGKGGVGDTYPAPSPAAADFAGLDLACVPSPPRAGDDDRPPPSGIARRHSKLRDGGTDAEGYEDKRKAGRRKLWSKEEVVALCRGYEQLEREGKLHVVNKLRPNGGVDWTTIYKMSEEIFAANERTTMDLKDKMRNLLKKKEKVEAEKNRRESLDAAGATKAGSTKRKSGGFLSRIFGGNKADDDDESVKDLVALEDLVATAPELLPGVSNRHSLKNKKLGLAPIGRKSKQMFSQEEVDALREGVAKHGKGRWKDILLESQHVFQDRTTMDLKDKWRNIERMAQKERAREEAAAEESEGGDSS, encoded by the coding sequence atggcgagcgaGACCATAATCTTGGATGACGACtacgcgatggccgcgacgTGGGCCGtggagcacgtcgccgccctcggcgtgtTGGACCGCGCCGTCCTGACCGATTTGTTCTCGATCTGCGACAAAACGCGcaacctccccgcgcgcgtcgagcagcgACTCGTCTGGGTCCTGCTgaacgacgtcgtcgagggcgatggCGTTTCCCCGCACGTTTGCAAGATGATGGACAAGCTCTCGCCTCTGACCGCGGAGACttccgcggaggtggcggagatCTGCGTCAGGATCCGTCAGGCGGTGTGCATCCGCTCGTTCGATTCGCCCGACGGTTATCTAGAGTTCGCCGCGATGTTGGAGGAACTCTTCCCCCCCAAGACCGGCAACGCGCTCCTGAACGCGGCCAGGAAGGACATGCTCCACGTGTTGGCGACCTCCATGGATCCCGGGGtggtcgaggaggcgcgcgagaaGTACGCCGTCAGCGACGGGAAATTGAGGAAGGACATGAGGCGATTCGCGGAACTGCACGGGCAGAAGATGGGCGGCACCTCCATCAACaggctcctcgacgacatcgccgccggcagGTACAATCCCCCGGGACCCaaccgcgcgcacgccgccatcCCGCGGATCcccgcgcagcagcagcagcagccgcgAACCGGGTCCCTCTCCCCTggatcccccgcgtcgccccggcggAAGAAGAGCATGCTCCGAAccccgtcgggcgcgcccAAGGTCCGATCACCCGCGAAATCCCCGCCAAAGAAGAAGCCGGCGTTGCCCGCGCATCTCGCCTTTGAAGATCCATCCGACCCGCATGGCGAAATGGACGCGTACGCCTTTgacgaacccgacgccgcgtggaacgccctcggcgatctGGCcgaaaacgccgccgcgctggaggaggcggaggcggggccCCGGCCGGGTAAGGTCAAGCCCGGTAAGAAGCGCGGAAGaagcgaggaggacgaaggGGACGAGGGGGCGAAGAAGAGGATCGTGGAGCGGGGGGGACGTCCCGCGGGCACGCCGGTGCTTCGAACCATCAACGCGCTCACGACGAgactcctcggcggcggcgaggatgacgaaaCGGACGAGGGGATCATGCCGACGCAGGCTGCGCCCACggaggaggacctcgcggctGAGCGCAagtcgaggaggcgaagcCTCCCCGGCCGGGTactcggggcggcgcgcgcggcgctgacctGGCGAAAGGGTAaggggggcgtcggcgacacgtacccggctccgtcgcccgccgccgccgacttcgCCGGCCTTGATCTCGCTtgcgtcccgtcgccgccccgcgccggcgacgacgaccgcccaCCGCCCTCGGGCATCGCTCGGCGCCACTCcaagctccgcgacggcggcaccgacgcggaggggtACGAGGACAAGCGCAAGGCTGGGCGCCGCAAGCTCTGGAGTAAGGAGGAGGTTGTCGCGCTGTGCCGCGGATACGAGcagctggagcgcgagggtaAGCTCCACGTCGTCAACAAGCTTCGTcccaacggcggcgtcgactgGACGACAATCTACAAGATGAGCGAGGAGatcttcgccgcgaacgaaAGGACGACGATGGACCTGAAGGACAAGATGCGCAACCTTCTGAAGAAGAAGGAAAAGGTGGAGGCGGAAAAGAACAGACGCGAGAgcttggacgccgcgggcgcgacaaAGGCTGGGTCCACCAAGCGAAAGAGCGGGGGCTTTTTATCGAGAATTTTCGGGGGCAATAaggctgacgacgacgacgagtccgtcaaggacctcgtcgccctcgaggacctcgtcgccacTGCCCCCGAGCTCCTGCCCGGTGTCTCCAACCGCCACAGCTTGAAAAACAAGAAGCTCGGCCTTGCGCCCATCGGACGCAAGTCGAAGCAGATGTTTTCCCAGGAGGAGGTTGATGCGCTGAGAGAGGGAGTCGCCAAGCACGGGAAGGGTCGATGGAAGGATATCCTGTTGGAGAGCCAGCACGTCTTCCAGGACAGGACGACGATGGACCTGAAGGACAAGTGGCGTAACATCGAGAGGATGGCGCAGAAGGAGCGAGCTcgggaggaagccgccgctgAGGAATCGGAGGGGGGAGACTCGTCGTAG